Below is a window of Corvus cornix cornix isolate S_Up_H32 chromosome 2, ASM73873v5, whole genome shotgun sequence DNA.
AATGAACTTTGAGGAAATCGTCAAGGGAAGTTCAAAGCTGTAGGAGAGCCTATACTCTCTGTTCCACTCCATGGGAAAAAGACTGGGATGTGAGGTCCAGTATTCCAGGTTTAGCTACACATCACCAGGAGATGTTTTCTATCACAAATTGCCAAATTCTGCTCAGTCCAAGGGAACAGCTTTGATAGATGGAGTCCAGATGCAGCTTTTATGTGATTTCAGTGCTCCCCatgggagcactggggctgAGAGGGGCTCTTGCCATGACAGCttgcttctccttccccagaAGATGTCagagggggcagaggcagggaatACTGCCAGACCTGCTGCAACTGGAGGATGAATACCCCATGCAGGTGATTTCCATTGTCTCGGGAGATGCAGGCAAAACAGAGGTGTGACAGAGCcttagaaaacacagaaatactgacTGATGGGAGAGGAGTCCGAGTGTGGTACTCTAAAATCAGCCAGGATTTCATTGCCTGGGATGGGTGCCAGACCAAGCTGTTTACTTTAAATAATGCTATTTATACACCAGCATCAGACTGCCAATATTTCTAGGCTAAGTCCATACACAAGCTAGGAAAATAGCAAATGGACTTGTTTGTCAGTGTGAAAGTACAGTTCAAGACACAGACATTGTACCTCAGCATAGATGTTCATTCCAGAAGTATCTGGCCTGTATAAAATGTTtaagaaagatgaaaaactaACTTACAGTAAGACATGAAGAAGATTATGAGACTAAAAAATTTGTATTCCCCCTAAATTCTCCTGGAGACCCCAAGAACAGCTTTACAGACAGCAGTATCCCAAAGTGCTCCATTTCTATGCTGATTTGTACCACCTGCCCTATTGTTTTTGCCTTCAACACTatcagtgctgctgcactttTCCTGTTTTGGAAAGTCTCCAGCTCTCATGACATTTTAAAGTGACCTTCGTATAGAGTGAAAGTGCCAAATACTAGGCTCCTAAGCAGCATATCTGCATTTACTTAGGGACTTAAAACCCCAAAGCTgtcattattttaattccaaatctctggaaaaataaacacaattagAAGTTTCttgagaagaggaagagagagatggGTTATGTCACAGAAATGGAGAcgtaaataaataaatgaagactAGGTGAGCAgtcctttgtttttattctttgtttccAGATCCGGAAAAACTATAGTTTGTACTGAAGtaaatgtttatttcctttgcctaaggaaataaaaagctgaataCTAATATTCTATTGGAGAGGAGATTTTGCATCTAAGCTATAAGAAGAATTTACAGGTTGCATCAGGAAAAGCCAAGGAAATACAGAGCTTGTTTGCAGCAGTCTCTTCTCCCTTGCCTGTGGCTCAGGGATGGGAGGTGAGTTCTGCTTAAAAGGCTCTGGACAAGTTCCAGcttcccagagccaggctggggtgaGTGGGTCCAGCAGCCTCACTGGGACTGTGTTGTACTGCAAGGGAAGGGAATGAAGAAACTGCAGAGCAAAAATCCAGTTTCACAGGTCCATTTCAGGCGGATTCTGAGCTGTAGGAGAATAATCTGGAGGGCCACGTATAATAAAATTTCACACTGTATGACTATTCTTATGGATTTCTGGTGGAACATCTTCACTTGAAATATGTGATTGCATTGTGTTTGCAGCAGATGATACAAGAGGCATCATTCTGCCTCCATTCCTTGTTAGAATCACTGAGGACTTGGAGTCACAGAAACTCTGACACTCACAGTGGTGAGTTTTAGTGATAAGGTTAAAGATGGGGCATTTGTCCCTCCATCTAGGTTAGAGACCAGGACAAATTTTACTTAAAACTACTGTTTGCCTTCTGGCAGCTGCCTTCAGTTAAACTGCATCTACATAAATTTATATCCAAATCTGGGCCCAGATTCTAGCTTTTCCAGTGGTGGGTAGAGAAGAAAGGTGACCTTTATATCTTTCGTTTGCGTATGATATCCATCTCTTCACTCCCTGCTTGGCTGAACCAGTTTAGATTCTGACATTCAGTATTTGTCTTAACCTTGAGAATTTGTGCTCTTGCCTGTAAAACCAGTAGGCAAAGGttcatcccagctctgcagtttcTAATGagccaaaataaacacatgctCCTCTCACAGTTGGTTTAACCCCACAGAGaaggcagggacagccctgtgTGGTGGCACGGAGGCCATGGGATGAAATAATGTGATTAGGTGAATATGGCAGTGATACTGAACACTGGCCAATGGAGGCAAATATTAATAACCTGCCACAGTGCTTTTTGGTTAAATGGATTTCCAGAAGTTTaggtttgctttttctgtttttttccttagataAAAGCAGCATAAGTGCAGTGGGAGGAATGAACACTTTAGCTACTCAGTTAGGCTTGACAGCAAACTCTACCCAATGCAACTCCTCTATGTGCTCAATATTAAGCATACGCTTAAATTCTGGGCTGGAAGTAGGATTGATTGCTGAgcacttttaaaacaaagcccTCTAGCCTTAAGACTTCTGGAGTTCATTCACACCTGCTCCACACTTTGTTTCATGGGTTTATCTGTTCTTTTGGCAGGCAAATATGGAATATattccaacttttttttcctccagtatctgttttcttccaaataaatGCCAGTATATAAATCCTGATACTGAAAAAAGTATAAACTTTTTGGGATGAGTATGAAACAATGATGTGCTAAGACTGTAAGGCTACAATGATATATCATACTGGTAGTAAAGATAATTTTCCCTATAGGAGCTATTCAGCAATAAAATCTTTTGCAGGAAAGGAATATTGAGTCCAGGAGATGATATTTGGGTTAGGGTTAGCAGAAGCAGTGTTAGCCCTCTCTCAGATATGGATTACTTGTGTTTCACCATTTTACTCAGAAATAGTCTGACCTTTTGTACAGACACTATCAACAGAAAAGATAGTGCCAGTCAAGAAAGTAAATGTAAATCATTCATGTGGAGTGAAACACACTATTTTCTGTGTTGAGAAGCTTTTATTGGATCACCACAATATTTTGGATTAGTTACACTATGGCTTTGAAATATCAAATTATGGTGTAGCCATTTTcccaataaaagaaaataaaataaagaagcacAGTGCATGAGGCTTTGGTCACTGGCCTAAGCCGAGTTTTTAGAGCCAGTTCCGGTCCGGAGCAGAGAGGGAACTTCTTCACACTCTTTCATAAACTCTAGTGCAGACAACCCCTTTCATGGCACATTCCTAAggcataaaggaaaatattaatataaaccTTTTGCTGACAGCAGTAACCTCTGAAGTCAGTGAAAATCCAGATGTCATGTTTTACATCTCTACACGTTTACAGAATGTTTAGAACAAacagcaaagatatttttatattgcaaGTAgagttgtttctgttttaacagCTTTAAACTTAATTAAGTGGCATTTAATGACAAAGAGATTGCAAAATTAAGCTCAGCTTCCACAAACAAATCTACTTTTCTTGGTATTATTGCTGACTTGGCAGAAATATTAGCCCCACCTAGTTTCTATATCATGGCCCACCAACACTTCCAAATTTTCaaagtagggtttttttttttgcgtaGAAGCAGAAGTAGCCTGGGTATTTCAGAGGTTAGGCTTCTGGCCTAAAAAACTTTGCTCTTCTGAgtcacaaaatatttctcttgacCCTCTCACCCCTGTGGCCTTCAGTGGCTGCTGATGATTCACAGCCACAGGATGCATGCGACAAAGGCGacaggatattaaaaaaatacttccttgGTCTGCAAAAGAGGAGGAGTCCTCCACAACCCTGTATGAGGCAAGGGGCAGACAGCAGGACGCCAACAGAAGAGGGACCTTGCCTCTCTGCTTTATGAAGAGGGtttaataattagaaaaaacTTACGCAGAAATGCAGCTATGAGGAGATGCAAAAGCAAATCACCCTTCCTACCTAAAGGGAGGCttcaagagagctggagatggaCTTTTTACAGGGgtgtgtagtgacaggacaagggcaaatggcttcaaactgagagaggggaggtttgggttagatattaggaagaaattctttactgtgagggtggtgagacactggaacaggttgcccagagaggttgtggatgccccatccctggaagtgttcaaggccagactaGATGGGGCTTTGGGtaacctggtccagtggaaggtgtccctgttcgTAGCAGtgggttggaactggatgatctctaaggttcctttcaacccaaaccattctatgattctacataTGAGAACTCAttacaaaacacagaacaagCTAACAGGTAAAGATGTAATGCTGCTGACTCCAAACAAGTTGCCAAAATTAGTTTGACTCCAATCTTTAAAAACTTTAATGAAAAAGTGAAATCTTAATTTTAATAGCAACCCTTACAACTAGAGTCCCTAAAATGTGTTATCTCTCTGACTTGGCGAAgatagggaaaaagaaagagctgtTCCAGGGACAGAAGTATCCTGCTTGTAAACTTTTGTACACAGTTCACAggtttctgttatttttaaaccttATTCCTTTTAAGAACAATAATGTTGAGAGCAGTAACTATGCTGTCAATTTACGGCAGCTCTGCCAAAATAGTCACTTTAAAGACAAGTTGCTGTATGCAACaacatttatttccttccagGTGTTTTCTAAGTTTGGtcccctttttctcccttttaattTATCTCATGATTCAAAAAGTAAGCCAGAATTGATAGTCTGTTTAGACAGAAGCATACTGAAGGCTGTATCCTTCCGACCTTTTTCAGTGTGCAAGGAACGTGAGCTTACCACCACCATCTTCCCATCAACAAGTCTTCTCTTTATTGTGGTCTCTTTGCCATTCCACTTCTGCACTTGCACCAATGACCCTTTCTCCAAGGTTACAACACTCTGCAAAGTCCAAGAGAAGAGTTTCAATCTGCAGTCTGAGCTTTGCAGATTAGAGTAGTAATTCACTTTATGTTCAGCAAGATATGCACTCTTGGATAATGATAATATAATACTCAGTAACATTATATTCAGCACTatactgtttcttctttcagggCTTTATTGGAATAGTTTGGAAAACTCAAAGTGCACTGACAGAGTAGGTAAAACTTCTCCTATTGTTCTTCTAGGAGATGTTCAGACCACTTAGATATCATCAGCCCCCTTACCTTGACTTTCCGGTCATCTGCTGTTGTTTCATCAAACTGATGGCCCAGTTTGAAAGAGATGGTTGTATTTTTGAAGGTGCTTTCAGTTCTGATGGTCACTATGTCCCCTTTCATGCTGATGATCACATCAGGCCTTGCCAAGCCACCTAGTTTCCGGGTAGCTAAGCCCACTCCTagaaatcagaaacaaaacaatcacTACATTCTAGAAGCAAGAATCTTCCACAGAAGaatagggaagaatttcttctcgAATTTTTCAGTGCCTGATTGAAGTGAAATGCTAATTCTTTTAGCTGAGACACTACTTAGAGATAGGAATGGTAACGTCAGCATTCAGGGGctgaggcagccccagctcatAGAGTGCACTTTCAGCAAGAAGTAAAGATATACACAGTTATAGAGCTGTGCACATTTAGCTAAGAAGAAACATAGTTTGTTACAAATCTGCATTAATTTCATAGAGAGAGAATACGTagaaaaattcagaggaatAGTCTGGTTCTcataaaaaattgtaaaaaaccttttaaaaaacccttgGCAAATCTTTTGTTAATGGCTGCAAGGAAGAAACTGGACACTGAATTGCCAGTGTGCTGGTGTTTGTTCATTAAAACATACTGAAGACTGGGTAATTCCTAAGTTGC
It encodes the following:
- the LOC104692789 gene encoding myelin P2 protein-like; this translates as MCNRFVGTWKLVSSENFDDYMKELGVGLATRKLGGLARPDVIISMKGDIVTIRTESTFKNTTISFKLGHQFDETTADDRKVKSVVTLEKGSLVQVQKWNGKETTIKRRLVDGKMVVECAMKGVVCTRVYERV